Proteins co-encoded in one Hyalangium ruber genomic window:
- a CDS encoding ceramidase: protein MPAPTTGFWGTNTSTVDWCETNYEHLYSVAELFNSVSSLAMVLAGILGIALHRKVLERRFMLAFALVSVVGLGSIAFHATLLFQMQMMDELPMLYLAIVMVYILVENRPERRFGPWFPLALLGYAVLSTYLSAFTRGRLQFFLFQASFASLELFALARVYLIHHRSQDVKGRRIFQAGMAAYALALAVWLSDIHFCSTLNQTLPSLGIPNPQLHAWWHVLVSCGFYALLMVIAHDRMKTLGQAPQLHFAARVLPFVRGTTPR, encoded by the coding sequence ATGCCGGCACCCACCACGGGCTTCTGGGGTACCAACACCTCGACGGTGGACTGGTGCGAGACGAACTACGAGCACCTGTACTCCGTCGCCGAGCTGTTCAACTCGGTCTCCAGCCTGGCCATGGTGCTGGCGGGCATCCTCGGCATCGCGCTCCACCGGAAGGTGCTGGAGCGGCGGTTCATGCTCGCCTTCGCCCTGGTGTCGGTGGTCGGCCTGGGCAGCATCGCCTTCCACGCGACGCTCCTGTTCCAGATGCAGATGATGGACGAGCTGCCGATGCTCTACCTCGCCATCGTGATGGTCTACATCCTGGTGGAGAACCGCCCCGAGCGACGGTTCGGCCCCTGGTTCCCGCTGGCGCTGCTGGGCTACGCGGTGCTCTCCACCTACCTGTCGGCGTTCACTCGGGGGCGCCTCCAGTTCTTCCTGTTCCAGGCGAGCTTCGCGTCGCTAGAGCTCTTCGCCCTGGCGCGCGTCTACCTCATCCACCACCGCAGCCAGGACGTGAAGGGCCGGCGCATCTTCCAGGCCGGCATGGCCGCCTACGCGCTCGCCCTCGCGGTGTGGCTGAGCGACATCCACTTCTGTTCCACGCTCAACCAGACGCTCCCCTCGCTGGGCATTCCCAATCCGCAGCTCCACGCGTGGTGGCACGTGCTGGTGTCCTGTGGGTTCTACGCGCTGCTGATGGTCATCGCCCACGACCGGATGAAGACGTTGGGCCAGGCGCCCCAGCTGCACTTCGCCGCCCGGGTGCTCCCGTTCGTGCGGGGCACAACGCCTCGATAG
- a CDS encoding imm11 family protein, whose translation MPQHFFKLYDDVYVPRRWHLATPTDGQGREVDDWQFTEGRALRIEGRLKIRVEHAGRPLDFAEAGLKIPVVHVKVASLFTELAPQDVQLIPVDIEGQPDQYLILVATRCVRCIDEKASRIRLWTHEDGVPEKVGRYRDVRDMRIDQERVGDAKVFRPWGWEGTLIVSGDIKSALTRMGAAGPKFTGV comes from the coding sequence ATGCCCCAGCACTTCTTCAAGCTGTACGACGACGTTTATGTCCCACGCCGCTGGCATCTTGCGACTCCTACGGATGGGCAGGGACGCGAGGTAGACGACTGGCAGTTTACCGAGGGGCGGGCGCTGCGGATCGAGGGGCGCTTGAAGATACGCGTCGAGCACGCGGGCAGGCCTCTCGACTTCGCTGAGGCGGGACTGAAGATTCCAGTTGTTCACGTCAAGGTGGCGTCCCTCTTCACGGAACTGGCTCCCCAGGATGTCCAGCTCATCCCAGTGGACATCGAGGGCCAGCCGGATCAGTACCTCATCCTCGTGGCGACACGCTGTGTCCGATGCATTGATGAGAAGGCATCCAGAATTCGACTCTGGACGCATGAAGATGGAGTGCCTGAGAAGGTCGGTCGGTACCGGGACGTACGCGATATGCGCATCGACCAGGAGAGAGTGGGGGACGCCAAGGTGTTTCGCCCTTGGGGGTGGGAGGGCACGCTCATCGTCTCGGGTGACATCAAGAGCGCGTTGACACGCATGGGCGCCGCGGGCCCGAAGTTCACGGGTGTGTAG